From Rhea pennata isolate bPtePen1 chromosome 26, bPtePen1.pri, whole genome shotgun sequence, the proteins below share one genomic window:
- the PHB1 gene encoding prohibitin 1 — protein MAAKVFEGIGKFGLGLAIAGGVVNSALYNVDAGHRAVIFDRFRGVQDTVVGEGTHFLIPWVQKPIIFDCRSRPRNIPVITGSKDLQNVNITLRILFRPVTAQLPRIFTSIGEDYDERVLPSITTEILKSVVARFDAGELITQRELVSRQVSEDLTERAATFGLILDDVSLTHLTFGKEFTEAVEMKQVAQQEAERARFIVEKAEQQKKAAVISAEGDSKAAELIANSLATAGDGLIELRKLEAAEDIAYQLSRSRNVTYLPSGQSVLLQLPQ, from the exons ATGGCCGCGAAGGTGTTTGAAGGCATTGGGAAGTTTGGCTTGGGGTTAGCTATCGCAGGTGGAGTTGTCAACTCTGCTCTTTACAATG TTGATGCCGGCCACAGAGCTGTTATCTTTGACCGATTCCGCGGAGTCCAGGATACGGTGGTGGGAGAAGGTACCCACTTCCTCATCCCCTGGGTACAGAAACCGATCATTTTTGATTGTCGGTCTCGCCCACGTAACATTCCTGTCATCACTGGCAGCAAAG ATCTACAGAATGTGAACATCACGTTGCGTATCTTGTTTAGACCAGTGACTGCTCAGTTACCCCGCATTTTCACAAGTATTGGAGAAGACTATGATGAGCGTGTCCTGCCTTCAATCACAACTGAAATCCTGAAGTCTGTTGTG GCTCGCTTTGATGCTGGAGAATTGATCACCCAGAGAGAGCTGGTCTCAAGGCAAGTGAGTGAAGACCTCACAGAGAGAGCAGCAACCTTCGGCCTCATTCTAGATGATGTGTCCTTG ACCCATCTGACTTTTGGCAAGGAGTTCACAGAGGCAGTTGAAATGAAGCAAGTGGCCCAGCAAGAAGCGGAGAGAGCCAGATTCATCGTGGAAAAG gctgagcagcagaagaaagcagctgtcATCTCTGCTGAAGGAGACTCAAAAGCAGCTGAGCTGATTGCCAACTCACTGGCCACTGCAGGCGATGGCTTGATTGAGCTGCGCAAACTGGAGGCAGCTGAAGACATCGCTTACCAGCTCTCGCGGTCCCGCAATGTTACCTACCTGCCCTCCGGACAGTCTGtgctcctccagctgccacAGTGA